Proteins co-encoded in one Arachis hypogaea cultivar Tifrunner chromosome 13, arahy.Tifrunner.gnm2.J5K5, whole genome shotgun sequence genomic window:
- the LOC112732879 gene encoding mitochondrial import inner membrane translocase subunit TIM8: MDFSKLDSSDMQQFYSQEQQLAMVNEMVSKLTDACWDKCITGTPGNKFSSSESTCLSNCAHRYIEMSLLIMKKFQSLQ, encoded by the exons ATGGATTTTTCAAAGCTTGATTCATCTGACATGCAGCAATTCTACTCT CAAGAGCAGCAACTAGCAATGGTTAATGAAATGGTGTCAAAGCTGACAGATGCATGCTGGGACAAATGCATCACGGGTACACCTGGGAATAAGTTCAGTTCGAGTGAATCTACTTGTCTTTCTAACTGTGCACATCGCTATATTGAGATGAGCCTACTTATCATGAAAAAGTTTCAAAGCTTGCAGTGA